The following coding sequences lie in one Kribbella sp. NBC_00709 genomic window:
- a CDS encoding VOC family protein: protein MINGAHVIVYSTDAEADRAFFRDVLEYPSVDAGHGWLIFKLPPAEVAVHPAEAGSHELLLMCDDLDATIADLTSRGVEFVQPVQRERWGVLTSFRLPGGGEVGLYEPLHERAHDL from the coding sequence ATGATCAACGGAGCGCATGTGATCGTCTACAGCACGGACGCCGAGGCGGACCGTGCGTTCTTCCGGGACGTGCTGGAGTATCCGTCGGTGGATGCCGGGCACGGCTGGCTGATCTTCAAGTTGCCGCCGGCCGAGGTGGCGGTGCATCCGGCGGAGGCCGGGTCGCACGAGCTGCTGCTGATGTGTGACGACCTCGACGCGACGATCGCCGATCTGACCTCGCGCGGGGTGGAGTTCGTGCAGCCTGTGCAACGGGAGCGGTGGGGTGTGCTGACGTCGTTCCGGTTGCCGGGTGGCGGCGAGGTCGGGTTGTACGAGCCGCTGCACGAGCGGGCGCATGATCTCTGA
- a CDS encoding epoxide hydrolase family protein, giving the protein MISEFRIQVPQDELDELHAGLRRVRWPRQLPGGGWSRGVPVDYVRRVAERWAAYDWRLWEARLNEYPQYTTEIDGQTIHFLHVRSPEADALPLVLTHGWPGSVAEFLEVLGPLTDPAAYGGDPRDAFHVVAPSVPGHGFSLPLQDGWNHGRIARAWAELMHRLGYERYGAQGGDTGSVVSPLVGQIDPAHVVGVHINGGLAFPQLEPGDVVTDVERERVAAAERLRAVGTGYADLQGTRPQTVSFGLSDSPVGQLAWILEKFWEWTDPERALPEDAVDLDHLLTDVSIYWFTNSSATSANLYYENRRAADDIRPSVPTGVAVFPTDPAIRRVLARRHHIVHWSEFSRGGHFAALEAPDLLVDDIRAFFRLVR; this is encoded by the coding sequence ATGATCTCTGAGTTCCGTATCCAGGTGCCGCAGGACGAGCTGGACGAGCTGCACGCCGGGCTGCGCCGGGTTCGTTGGCCTCGGCAACTACCCGGGGGCGGGTGGTCGCGTGGCGTGCCGGTCGACTATGTGCGTCGGGTCGCGGAGCGCTGGGCGGCGTACGACTGGCGGTTGTGGGAAGCGCGCCTCAACGAGTATCCGCAGTACACGACCGAGATCGACGGGCAGACGATCCACTTCCTGCACGTGCGATCGCCGGAGGCCGATGCCTTGCCGTTGGTGCTGACGCACGGCTGGCCGGGGTCGGTGGCGGAGTTCCTCGAGGTGCTTGGGCCGCTCACCGATCCGGCGGCGTACGGCGGGGATCCGCGGGACGCCTTTCACGTCGTCGCACCGTCCGTGCCGGGTCATGGGTTCTCGCTGCCCTTGCAGGACGGCTGGAACCACGGCCGGATCGCGCGTGCCTGGGCGGAGTTGATGCACCGGCTCGGCTACGAGCGGTACGGCGCGCAAGGCGGCGATACCGGATCGGTCGTGTCACCCCTCGTGGGGCAGATCGATCCGGCGCACGTGGTCGGCGTACATATCAACGGCGGGCTGGCGTTCCCGCAATTGGAGCCGGGTGATGTGGTGACCGACGTCGAGCGCGAGCGGGTGGCCGCGGCCGAGCGCCTTCGTGCGGTCGGGACCGGGTACGCCGACCTGCAGGGGACGCGGCCGCAGACGGTGTCGTTCGGATTGAGTGATTCACCGGTCGGGCAGCTGGCGTGGATCCTGGAGAAGTTCTGGGAGTGGACGGATCCGGAGCGCGCGCTGCCGGAGGACGCGGTCGATCTGGATCATCTGCTCACCGATGTCTCGATCTACTGGTTCACCAACAGCAGCGCGACTTCCGCCAACCTGTACTACGAGAATCGCCGGGCCGCCGACGACATCCGGCCGAGCGTGCCGACGGGTGTCGCGGTGTTCCCGACGGATCCCGCGATCCGCCGGGTGCTAGCGCGCCGGCACCACATCGTCCATTGGTCGGAGTTCAGCCGCGGCGGGCACTTCGCGGCCCTGGAGGCTCCCGACCTGCTCGTCGATGACATCCGGGCGTTCTTCCGGCTGGTTCGGTAA